The Candidatus Polarisedimenticolaceae bacterium DNA window TCGACGTGCGCTCCCGCGGCGTCAGCGAGGCCGTGGAGGTCGTACCCCCCCTCGAGGACCGAGACCAGCTTCCCGCCGGCGTGCCGGTCGGCGACGGCGCGCACGATCCGGGTCGCCTCGGCGAAGGCATCGGTCGAAACGTCGAGCCCGCCGAGCGGATCGCGCACGTGGGCGTCGAACCCAGCCGAGACGAGGACGAACTCCGGCCGGAAGGTCTCCATCGCCTCGGTGAGCGGGCCCGACAGGGTCGCGAGGAACCGGTCGTCGCCGTCGCCGGGGCGAAGCGGACAGTTCAGGGTGAACCCCTCCCCCGCCCCCTTCCCGCGCTCGTGCGCGTAGCCGGTCCCCGGGTAGAGGGGCATCTGGTGACAGGAGAAGTAGAAGACGGTCGGGTCGGACTCGAACAGGTGCTGCGTCCCGTTCCCGTGGTGGACGTCCCAGTCGACGATCAGCACGCGTCCCACCCCCGCCTCGCGCAGCGACGTCGCGGCCACGGCGACGTTGTTGAACAGGCAGAACCCCATCGCAAGATCGTATTCGGCGTGATGCCCCGGAGGGCGCATCGCGAGGAAGGCCGCGTCGAGGCGCCCCCCGTGGACCTCCCTGCAGGCGGCGACGAGCGAGCCCGCCGCGAGGCGCGCAAGCCCGGCGCTT harbors:
- a CDS encoding histone deacetylase, coding for MRRVGLLLDPRFERHETGPGHPERPERLRAIRQRFDERGIPARCVPLGTESVDDGLLRRVHDSAHVDRVDAASASGARLLDSMDTTISRESAGLARLAAGSLVAACREVHGGRLDAAFLAMRPPGHHAEYDLAMGFCLFNNVAVAATSLREAGVGRVLIVDWDVHHGNGTQHLFESDPTVFYFSCHQMPLYPGTGYAHERGKGAGEGFTLNCPLRPGDGDDRFLATLSGPLTEAMETFRPEFVLVSAGFDAHVRDPLGGLDVSTDAFAEATRIVRAVADRHAGGKLVSVLEGGYDLHGLADAAGAHVEELLGTATIFPAP